In Triticum aestivum cultivar Chinese Spring chromosome 5B, IWGSC CS RefSeq v2.1, whole genome shotgun sequence, the following proteins share a genomic window:
- the LOC123117630 gene encoding uncharacterized protein produces the protein MARTTTMRVATVCMLLLLLVSTATATATERPQRRDLAEEGTSPAAATPGADGAPADKEPPEGHLGFRVVTGLIEKATGKSARLDLEQEEKVH, from the exons ATGGCGAGGACCACGACCATGCGCGTGGCGACGGTGTGCATGCTTCTGCTGCTGCTCGTCTcgacggccacggccacggcgacGGAGCGCCCCCAGCGCCGGGACCTGGCGGAAGAGGGcacgagcccggcggcggcgaccCCGGGTGCCGACGGCGCCCCGGCCGACAAGGAACCCCCGGAAGGCCACCTCGGCTTCCGCGTCGTCACGGGCCTCATCGAGAA GGCTACCGGCAAGAGCGCCCGTCTGGACCTGGAGCAGGAGGAGAAAGTTCATTAG